From a single Lewinella sp. LCG006 genomic region:
- a CDS encoding UDP-glucuronic acid decarboxylase family protein, with product MPRILITGGAGFLGSHLCDRFIKEGYQVIAMDNLLTGNKDNIAHLFPLPEFEYYHNDVSKFVHVAGPLDYILHFASPASPIDYLKMPIQTLKVGALGTHNLLGLAKEKKARILVASTSEVYGDPLIHPQPEEYWGNVNPVGPRGVYDEAKRFLEAITMAYHNYHGLETRIIRIFNTYGSRMRTNDGRVLPAFFSQAIRGEGLTIFGDGSQSRSFCYVDDLVEGIYRLLLSDYHLPVNIGNPDEITIMDFAKEVLALVNNPAAHIIHHDLPVDDPKIRQPDITKAKEILGWSPTVNREEGLKRTYEYFKNVVK from the coding sequence ATGCCAAGAATTTTAATAACGGGAGGGGCTGGTTTTTTAGGTTCTCACCTTTGTGACCGCTTTATCAAAGAAGGTTATCAGGTCATTGCCATGGACAACTTGCTGACGGGTAACAAAGATAATATTGCCCATCTTTTTCCATTACCTGAGTTTGAATACTATCATAATGATGTTTCCAAATTCGTCCATGTCGCGGGGCCATTGGACTATATTCTGCATTTTGCCTCCCCTGCCAGCCCTATCGACTACCTTAAGATGCCCATTCAAACCCTAAAGGTTGGTGCTTTGGGTACGCATAATTTGCTGGGCTTGGCCAAAGAGAAAAAAGCACGCATCCTCGTTGCTTCTACCTCAGAAGTTTATGGTGACCCCCTGATCCACCCTCAGCCGGAAGAATATTGGGGCAATGTCAACCCCGTAGGACCACGCGGCGTATACGACGAAGCCAAACGCTTTTTGGAAGCCATCACCATGGCCTACCACAACTACCACGGACTGGAAACCAGGATCATTCGTATTTTCAACACCTATGGATCGCGAATGCGGACCAATGATGGGCGCGTACTTCCTGCTTTCTTCTCGCAGGCCATCCGCGGAGAAGGGCTCACCATTTTTGGCGATGGCTCACAATCCCGTTCCTTTTGCTACGTTGATGATTTGGTGGAAGGTATTTACCGCCTACTTTTAAGCGACTACCATCTGCCTGTGAATATCGGCAACCCCGATGAGATTACCATCATGGACTTTGCGAAAGAGGTCTTAGCCTTAGTAAACAATCCAGCAGCCCATATCATCCACCACGATCTACCGGTAGATGATCCAAAAATTCGGCAGCCAGATATTACCAAAGCAAAAGAAATCCTGGGCTGGAGCCCTACCGTAAATCGGGAAGAAGGCCTCAAGCGAACGTACGAATACTTTAAAAATGTTGTTAAGTAA
- the rfbB gene encoding dTDP-glucose 4,6-dehydratase, translating to MAKILVTGGAGFIGSHLIQLLVKKYPQEQIVNLDALTYAGNPENLKAIEAAPNYSFVKGDITDFAFLEQLFAEHQFTGVIHLAAESHVDRSIANPMAFIMTNVVGTVNLLNAAKNNWQGDYTGKRFYHVSTDEVYGSLGAEGLFTEETAYDPRSPYSASKASSDHFVRAWQHTYGLPVVISNCSNNYGPYQFPEKLLPLMINNIRHEKPLPVYGDGSNIRDWLWVEDHAAAIDLVFRQGKNGETYNIGGNNECSNLDLVHQLCDVVDELLGRSEGSSRKLITFVKDRPGHDQRYAIDASKIKAELGWEPTIGVEEGLKRTAKWYLDNTEWLERVTSGAYREYYAQQYQ from the coding sequence ATGGCAAAGATTTTAGTAACCGGAGGTGCCGGTTTTATTGGCTCTCACCTGATTCAGTTATTGGTCAAAAAGTACCCTCAGGAACAGATTGTCAACCTGGATGCTTTGACCTATGCGGGCAATCCTGAGAATCTTAAAGCTATTGAAGCGGCCCCTAATTACTCGTTTGTAAAAGGCGATATTACCGACTTTGCTTTTCTTGAACAACTCTTTGCCGAACACCAATTTACGGGTGTCATCCACCTGGCTGCAGAGTCGCATGTCGACCGTTCAATTGCCAACCCGATGGCCTTTATCATGACCAATGTGGTTGGTACCGTCAATTTGCTCAATGCTGCCAAAAACAATTGGCAAGGCGATTACACCGGAAAGCGTTTTTATCATGTCTCAACGGATGAAGTGTATGGCTCGCTGGGAGCCGAAGGCTTGTTTACGGAAGAAACGGCCTACGATCCCCGTTCGCCTTATTCTGCCTCCAAAGCCAGCTCTGACCATTTCGTGCGCGCCTGGCAGCACACGTATGGCTTACCAGTGGTGATTTCCAACTGTTCCAACAATTACGGCCCTTACCAGTTTCCAGAGAAACTGCTGCCTTTGATGATTAATAATATCCGTCACGAAAAGCCGCTGCCCGTGTATGGTGACGGCTCCAATATTCGGGATTGGTTGTGGGTGGAAGACCATGCCGCCGCAATAGACCTGGTTTTCCGCCAAGGAAAAAACGGTGAGACCTACAATATCGGAGGCAATAACGAATGTTCCAATCTTGACTTAGTCCATCAGCTTTGCGATGTGGTAGACGAGTTGCTAGGGCGTTCGGAAGGCAGTTCTCGTAAGCTGATTACTTTCGTAAAAGATCGTCCTGGCCACGACCAACGCTATGCTATTGATGCTTCAAAAATCAAAGCAGAGCTGGGCTGGGAACCCACCATTGGCGTGGAAGAAGGGCTGAAACGTACTGCTAAATGGTACCTTGACAATACTGAATGGTTGGAAAGGGTAACCTCGGGAGCTTATCGCGAATATTATGCCCAACAATACCAATAG
- a CDS encoding inorganic diphosphatase produces the protein MSTKTAMLSVLLLIGAFACREKAMQDPTTAATTKGEYLQAVIEIPAGTNHKIEYDYASKQFLNDQIEGKDRVIDFLPYPGNYGFIPNTLMDKERGGDGDALDILVIGESVPTGSIIQVIPIGALMLRDRQEIDTKIIAIPADPQSQIIRAKDFMTFALRYDAARRIIEDWFQNYKGAEGVEIVRWEDEQYALQEVEKWKK, from the coding sequence ATGAGCACCAAAACCGCAATGCTATCTGTTCTCCTTCTGATAGGTGCTTTTGCTTGTCGGGAGAAGGCAATGCAAGACCCCACAACTGCCGCCACGACCAAGGGCGAGTATTTGCAGGCCGTCATTGAAATCCCGGCGGGCACCAACCACAAGATTGAATACGACTACGCCAGCAAACAGTTTCTCAATGACCAAATAGAGGGTAAAGACCGGGTGATCGACTTCCTGCCCTACCCCGGCAATTACGGATTTATTCCCAATACATTAATGGATAAGGAACGAGGTGGCGACGGTGATGCCCTGGATATCCTGGTGATCGGAGAGTCTGTCCCAACGGGCAGTATCATTCAAGTTATTCCCATTGGAGCCTTGATGCTGCGTGACCGTCAAGAAATTGATACCAAGATCATCGCTATTCCGGCCGATCCCCAAAGTCAGATCATCAGGGCGAAAGACTTCATGACTTTTGCCTTACGCTACGATGCTGCTCGGCGAATTATTGAAGACTGGTTCCAAAATTATAAAGGTGCGGAAGGGGTAGAAATCGTACGATGGGAAGACGAGCAGTATGCCCTTCAAGAGGTAGAGAAGTGGAAAAAATAG